A stretch of Rhizobium sp. BT03 DNA encodes these proteins:
- a CDS encoding acetyl/propionyl/methylcrotonyl-CoA carboxylase subunit alpha, protein MMESLLIANRGEIARRIIRTAKTLGIRTIAVYSEADAGLPFVKEADDAVAIGPPPARESYLSEARILEAARKSGAAAIHPGYGFLSENADFAEAVEKAGMIWVGAPPAAIRAMGLKDAAKELMQAAGVPVTPGYLGPDQSEARLEAEADTIGYPVLIKAVAGGGGKGMRRVDRLEDFAELLASCRREAAASFGDDRVLIERYIANPRHIEVQVFADKSGNCVHLFERDCSLQRRHQKVIEEAPAPGLDAATRAAICDAAVKAAKAVNYVGAGTIEFIADASSGLDPDRIWFMEMNTRLQVEHPVTEAITGEDLVLWQLKVASGEPLPKSQDEIVINGWAFEARLYAENPAAGYLPSTGRLDHLRLPGAVRVDSGVDEGNEITAFYDPMIAKIIAHGPNRETALSKLAAACAGIEVWPVKSNAGLLARIATDPDFRTAQIDTGFLDRHGESLVASGPDETVIDKAATALSKGTVGDPWSALTGFRIAGPRDSRVRVRIDGHLHWGRAHGDLEANAVEMDGATVLFDAGNAWPIGLPHAGEVEANHGVGDGAILSPMPGLVISVDVAEGDPVAKGDRLLTVEAMKMEHTLRAPFDGIVGKLQVSPGVRVSETQLVVSVIKGED, encoded by the coding sequence ATGATGGAAAGTCTTCTCATTGCCAACCGGGGCGAGATCGCCCGCCGCATCATCCGCACGGCAAAGACGCTCGGCATCCGCACCATCGCCGTCTATTCGGAAGCCGATGCCGGCCTGCCCTTCGTGAAAGAAGCGGACGACGCAGTCGCCATCGGTCCTCCGCCCGCCCGAGAGAGTTATCTCTCCGAGGCACGCATCCTGGAAGCCGCCCGCAAGTCAGGCGCTGCCGCCATCCATCCCGGCTACGGATTTCTGTCGGAAAATGCCGACTTTGCCGAAGCGGTGGAAAAGGCCGGCATGATCTGGGTCGGCGCGCCGCCGGCCGCCATCCGCGCCATGGGGCTCAAGGATGCCGCCAAGGAATTGATGCAAGCGGCGGGCGTGCCCGTCACCCCCGGTTATCTCGGGCCGGACCAGAGCGAGGCGAGGCTAGAGGCCGAGGCCGATACGATCGGCTACCCCGTGCTGATCAAGGCTGTTGCCGGCGGCGGCGGCAAGGGCATGCGCCGCGTCGACCGGCTTGAGGATTTCGCTGAACTTCTCGCCTCCTGCCGGCGTGAGGCGGCCGCCTCCTTCGGCGACGACCGCGTGCTGATCGAACGCTATATCGCCAACCCGCGCCATATCGAGGTCCAGGTCTTCGCCGACAAATCGGGCAACTGCGTTCATCTCTTCGAACGCGATTGTTCGCTGCAGCGCCGCCACCAGAAGGTCATCGAGGAGGCCCCCGCCCCCGGCCTCGATGCCGCCACCCGTGCTGCGATCTGCGATGCCGCAGTGAAGGCCGCGAAAGCGGTGAATTACGTCGGCGCCGGCACCATCGAATTCATCGCCGATGCCTCCTCCGGCCTCGATCCCGACCGCATCTGGTTCATGGAAATGAACACGCGCCTGCAGGTGGAACACCCGGTCACCGAAGCAATCACAGGCGAGGATCTGGTGCTCTGGCAGTTGAAGGTTGCCAGCGGCGAGCCGCTGCCGAAAAGCCAGGACGAGATCGTCATCAACGGCTGGGCTTTCGAAGCCCGGCTCTATGCCGAAAACCCCGCCGCCGGCTACCTGCCCTCAACCGGCCGGCTCGACCATCTCAGGCTTCCGGGGGCCGTCCGCGTCGACAGCGGCGTCGATGAGGGCAACGAGATCACCGCCTTCTACGACCCGATGATCGCCAAGATCATTGCGCATGGGCCGAACCGTGAGACCGCCCTTTCGAAGCTCGCCGCCGCCTGTGCCGGCATCGAGGTCTGGCCGGTCAAATCCAATGCCGGTCTTCTCGCCCGCATCGCCACTGATCCGGATTTTCGCACCGCGCAGATCGATACCGGCTTCCTCGACCGCCACGGCGAAAGCCTTGTGGCCAGCGGACCTGATGAAACCGTCATCGACAAGGCAGCGACGGCACTTTCGAAGGGCACGGTTGGCGATCCCTGGTCCGCACTGACCGGCTTCCGTATCGCCGGGCCCCGCGACAGCCGCGTGCGCGTGCGCATTGACGGTCACCTCCATTGGGGAAGGGCCCACGGCGACCTCGAAGCGAATGCCGTCGAGATGGACGGGGCGACGGTACTTTTCGATGCCGGCAATGCCTGGCCGATCGGCTTGCCCCATGCAGGCGAGGTCGAGGCAAATCACGGCGTGGGCGATGGCGCCATCCTGTCGCCAATGCCCGGCCTCGTCATTTCGGTCGACGTCGCCGAAGGCGATCCGGTCGCCAAGGGGGACCGTCTGCTGACGGTCGAAGCGATGAAGATGGAGCATACGCTGCGGGCGCCCTTCGACGGCATCGTCGGCAAACTGCAGGTCTCTCCCGGTGTCAGGGTCTCCGAAACCCAGCTGGTCGTCAGCGTCATCAAGGGAGAGGACTGA
- a CDS encoding MaoC family dehydratase — translation MAGRYFDEWTVGDRIAHDIRRTVTETDNLLFTTLSHNPQPLHLDAEYAARTEFGRIVVNGTFTFALTVGLSVGDTTLGTLVANLGYDKVTMPKPVFIGDTLRVETEVTELRRSNSRPDAGIVTFRHITLNQRDEIVCQCLRTAMLKVRPS, via the coding sequence ATGGCCGGCCGCTATTTCGACGAATGGACGGTCGGCGACCGCATCGCCCATGACATCCGCCGGACGGTCACCGAGACCGACAACCTGCTCTTTACGACGCTCTCCCACAATCCGCAGCCGCTGCATCTCGATGCCGAATATGCGGCCCGCACTGAATTCGGCCGGATCGTCGTCAACGGCACCTTCACCTTCGCGCTCACCGTCGGCCTTTCGGTCGGCGACACCACGCTCGGCACACTGGTCGCCAATCTCGGCTATGACAAGGTGACGATGCCGAAGCCGGTCTTCATCGGCGATACCCTTAGGGTGGAAACCGAAGTGACGGAGCTGCGCCGCTCGAACTCCCGCCCCGATGCCGGCATCGTCACCTTCCGTCACATCACCCTGAACCAGCGCGACGAGATCGTCTGCCAGTGCCTGCGCACCGCAATGCTGAAGGTGAGGCCGTCATGA
- a CDS encoding CoA ester lyase, which translates to MRLRSLLFVPGDRPERFEKALASGADAVILDLEDSVAPANKPKARDSVRTFVQRHAGETALLIRINPLASPEFEHDLAALSGLQPFALMLPKAEGAASVRRLASALASALPILPIATETPSAIFEIGSYRDVSDSLCGLTWGAEDLPAAIGASTARRTDGRYTPPYELARSLTLFAAHAAAVPAIDTVYPDFRDLNGLRAYVGRARRDGFTGMMAIHPSQVETINHAFTPDPSEIAWAEKVAAAFAGQPDAGVIQLDGRMLDLPHLKLALRLLENAGR; encoded by the coding sequence ATGAGGCTGCGCTCGCTGCTCTTCGTGCCCGGCGACCGGCCGGAGCGTTTCGAAAAAGCCCTCGCTTCCGGCGCCGATGCCGTCATTCTCGATCTGGAAGATTCGGTTGCGCCTGCCAACAAACCAAAGGCTCGCGACAGTGTGCGCACCTTCGTGCAGCGCCATGCCGGCGAGACCGCTCTCCTGATTCGCATTAATCCTCTCGCTTCGCCGGAATTCGAACACGACCTCGCCGCCCTGAGCGGTCTTCAGCCTTTCGCGCTCATGCTGCCGAAGGCCGAAGGCGCCGCTTCCGTGCGGAGGCTTGCAAGCGCTCTCGCATCGGCTCTTCCCATCCTGCCGATCGCGACCGAAACGCCATCGGCGATCTTCGAGATCGGCAGCTATCGTGATGTCTCGGACAGTCTCTGCGGGCTTACCTGGGGTGCCGAGGATCTGCCGGCTGCGATCGGGGCTTCGACCGCGCGCAGGACGGACGGCCGTTATACGCCGCCTTACGAGCTTGCCCGCTCGCTCACCCTATTCGCAGCCCATGCCGCAGCCGTTCCGGCGATCGATACCGTCTATCCCGATTTTCGCGATCTCAATGGTCTGCGGGCCTATGTCGGCCGCGCCCGGCGCGACGGCTTCACCGGCATGATGGCCATCCATCCGAGCCAGGTGGAAACAATCAACCACGCCTTCACGCCGGATCCATCCGAGATCGCCTGGGCGGAAAAGGTCGCCGCCGCCTTTGCCGGCCAGCCCGACGCCGGTGTCATCCAGCTTGACGGGCGCATGCTTGACCTGCCGCACCTCAAGCTCGCGCTCCGCCTTCTGGAGAATGCTGGTCGATAG
- a CDS encoding efflux transporter outer membrane subunit — protein sequence MSTSLRTRLSSLRYAASLITILLTGCVSGPDHVPPQMPLPAKFEEGGNKSNGNVATPEWWTAYRDKRLDGLVAHGLSENLDVLQALESINSASANVTVAGAGGLPSLTVDASHILSGEKGRLRTTVGTTNTTGGEASLSWLLDFFGQYRRSRESAIASLGAAYATADNARLTFLKDLVESYIDARYFQERIALSRASLKSRQQTYELTQLQLKAGAASRLDVVQAEGLVQSTKSDIPGLEKSFTESAHHIATLLGMPASSLMGELQKSAGQPVFRGDLRAGIPADLIRNRPDIRKAERELAAAVADIGAAEAQLYPSISLSGSISPSWVKSSGASGASLTSWSFGPSLSLPIFDGGTLRANVEIEKSDARTQYLAWKAAVLNGVEEVENALTAVRRDTQTLEPLRRQVQTAQESLALSTTSYKDGASSLLDILDAQRTVSDAQASLAATVQQVAKDYVDLYVAIGAGYLEPKQVASKPTAKSG from the coding sequence GTGAGTACGTCGCTTCGCACAAGACTATCATCCCTCCGCTACGCCGCATCGCTAATTACAATTCTGCTGACAGGCTGCGTCAGCGGCCCTGATCACGTTCCCCCGCAAATGCCGCTCCCCGCCAAATTTGAAGAGGGCGGCAACAAGAGCAACGGCAATGTTGCGACGCCTGAGTGGTGGACGGCCTATCGTGACAAGCGGCTCGACGGCCTGGTGGCTCACGGCCTCAGCGAGAATCTCGACGTGCTGCAGGCGCTCGAAAGCATCAACTCGGCCTCGGCCAATGTCACCGTCGCCGGCGCCGGCGGCCTGCCGAGCCTGACTGTTGACGCATCGCACATACTATCCGGCGAGAAGGGTCGGCTTCGCACGACGGTCGGCACCACGAACACGACGGGCGGCGAGGCCAGCCTCTCCTGGCTGCTCGACTTTTTCGGCCAGTATCGCCGCTCCAGGGAGAGCGCGATCGCCTCGCTTGGGGCTGCCTATGCGACGGCCGACAATGCCAGACTCACTTTTCTCAAAGATCTCGTCGAGAGCTATATCGACGCCCGCTATTTTCAGGAGCGCATCGCGCTTTCCCGGGCGAGTTTGAAATCCCGCCAGCAGACTTACGAGCTCACGCAGCTGCAGCTGAAAGCCGGTGCGGCCTCCCGCCTCGACGTCGTGCAGGCTGAAGGCCTGGTGCAATCGACAAAGTCCGACATTCCCGGCCTGGAAAAGAGCTTCACGGAATCAGCCCATCACATCGCCACGCTGCTCGGGATGCCGGCATCCTCGCTGATGGGTGAGCTGCAGAAGAGTGCAGGGCAACCCGTCTTCCGCGGCGATCTTCGCGCCGGCATTCCGGCCGATCTCATCCGCAACCGTCCCGATATCCGCAAGGCAGAACGCGAACTGGCGGCCGCCGTCGCCGATATCGGCGCCGCCGAAGCCCAGCTCTATCCGTCGATCTCGCTTTCCGGCTCGATCTCGCCAAGCTGGGTCAAATCGTCGGGCGCCAGCGGCGCAAGCCTGACCAGTTGGTCCTTCGGCCCATCCCTCAGCCTGCCGATCTTCGATGGCGGTACGTTGCGGGCGAATGTCGAGATCGAGAAATCCGATGCCAGGACGCAGTATCTTGCCTGGAAAGCGGCGGTGCTGAACGGCGTCGAAGAGGTCGAAAACGCACTCACGGCAGTTCGCCGCGACACGCAGACGCTGGAGCCGTTGCGCAGGCAAGTACAGACGGCGCAGGAATCGCTGGCGCTTTCGACGACAAGTTATAAGGATGGCGCTTCGTCGCTGCTTGATATCCTCGACGCGCAGCGTACGGTCTCCGATGCTCAGGCAAGTCTTGCCGCCACCGTGCAGCAGGTCGCCAAGGACTATGTCGACCTTTATGTCGCCATCGGTGCCGGCTACCTCGAGCCGAAGCAAGTCGCCTCGAAGCCAACCGCAAAGTCGGGCTGA
- a CDS encoding ATP-binding protein: MPRLFWKFFRIIWLTLAASLAVIILIVKLLQAVPFASELEQERRTLVLNLTANILVADGEAAAARFVTTSEKTQPLGLTLAQPAEADACTEKNTITTRSVSKDGICYRFSVSAPAGSTFDNLGPFLPWFTILVASTIAAGALARYLIRPVVHLRDGLSALAHGRFDFRIGDKMAGRKDEVTALAYDFDASAARLQELQDAQQRLFHDVSHELRSPLSRLQAAVGVLRQSPAKLGAMLDRMDREVERLDTLVGEVLTLARLTAGSGRPLKTQTLDVIELLNEILGDAAFEAQAREVAITTGIDGIFRAEVEGELIYRALENVVRNAVKYTAEHSRISVSCEVGPDRLTIRVADQGPGVGREELERIFQPFSRGKDAVTRGGYGLGLAITRQAIERHGGRVHASLPDAGGLAITLELPRRPMPYGAGGGET, translated from the coding sequence ATGCCCCGGCTTTTCTGGAAATTCTTCAGGATCATCTGGCTGACGCTGGCGGCAAGCCTCGCCGTCATTATCCTTATCGTCAAACTCCTTCAGGCGGTTCCCTTCGCAAGCGAGTTGGAGCAGGAGCGGCGCACCCTCGTGTTGAACCTGACAGCAAACATTCTGGTCGCGGACGGCGAAGCCGCCGCCGCGCGTTTCGTGACGACGAGCGAGAAGACGCAGCCGCTCGGCCTCACCCTGGCGCAGCCTGCGGAGGCCGATGCCTGCACTGAGAAGAACACGATCACCACCCGGTCCGTGTCGAAGGATGGGATCTGCTATCGGTTTTCCGTGTCGGCTCCGGCCGGTTCCACCTTCGACAATCTTGGCCCATTCCTACCATGGTTCACCATCCTGGTTGCGAGCACGATCGCGGCGGGCGCGCTCGCCCGATACCTCATTCGTCCCGTCGTACATCTGCGTGACGGCCTGAGCGCGCTTGCCCATGGCCGCTTCGACTTCCGCATCGGCGATAAAATGGCCGGGCGAAAGGATGAAGTCACAGCACTTGCCTATGATTTCGATGCGAGCGCCGCCCGGCTTCAGGAACTCCAGGATGCGCAGCAGAGGCTGTTTCACGACGTCTCCCATGAATTGCGTTCGCCTTTGTCCCGCCTGCAGGCTGCCGTCGGCGTGCTCAGGCAGAGCCCGGCCAAACTCGGCGCCATGCTGGACCGGATGGACCGGGAGGTCGAACGGCTCGATACGCTGGTGGGCGAGGTCCTGACCCTTGCCAGGCTGACGGCGGGATCCGGCCGGCCGCTGAAGACTCAGACCCTCGACGTCATCGAGCTGCTGAATGAAATCCTCGGCGATGCGGCATTCGAAGCCCAGGCCCGCGAGGTTGCGATCACAACTGGTATCGACGGCATCTTCCGGGCCGAGGTCGAAGGCGAACTCATTTACAGGGCGCTCGAAAACGTCGTCCGCAACGCCGTCAAATATACGGCCGAGCATTCGCGCATATCGGTGTCTTGCGAGGTAGGGCCCGACCGGCTCACGATCCGCGTCGCGGATCAGGGGCCGGGTGTCGGGCGGGAGGAACTCGAACGCATCTTCCAGCCGTTTTCCCGCGGCAAGGACGCCGTGACGAGAGGCGGATACGGCTTGGGTCTTGCCATCACCCGGCAGGCGATCGAACGCCATGGCGGACGCGTGCATGCCTCGCTGCCGGATGCCGGCGGCCTGGCGATCACGCTGGAGCTTCCGAGGCGGCCGATGCCCTATGGTGCGGGCGGTGGAGAAACCTGA
- a CDS encoding response regulator: protein MNKVLLIDDDAELTTLLQEYLVEEGYDVATDTDGRAAIAAAAGNTVDIIVLDIMMPRMNGIEVLQRIRKLSQVPVLMLTARGDDVDRISGLNLGADDYVPKPCSPGELAARLRAILRRAGQPAAGVSTDTIRAGQLVIHSGSRSAEWRGETLELTGTEFSLLEVLARSAGQLVSKQEISKRAFGKPLTPFDRRIDVHISSVRQKLGQREDGQSWIQSVRGQGYQLLVD from the coding sequence ATGAACAAGGTTCTCCTCATCGACGACGATGCCGAGCTGACGACGCTTCTGCAGGAATACCTGGTCGAGGAAGGGTATGACGTCGCAACGGATACGGATGGCCGCGCCGCCATTGCCGCGGCTGCCGGCAATACCGTCGATATCATCGTGCTCGACATCATGATGCCGCGGATGAACGGCATCGAAGTGCTGCAGCGGATCAGGAAGCTGAGCCAGGTCCCCGTTCTGATGCTGACGGCAAGAGGCGATGACGTGGACAGGATATCGGGCCTCAATCTCGGCGCCGACGACTATGTGCCGAAACCCTGCTCCCCGGGCGAACTGGCGGCAAGGCTGCGCGCCATCCTGCGCCGTGCGGGTCAGCCGGCGGCTGGGGTATCGACGGACACGATCAGGGCAGGGCAGCTGGTGATCCACTCCGGCAGCAGAAGTGCTGAATGGCGCGGCGAGACCTTGGAGCTGACCGGCACCGAATTCAGCCTGCTCGAGGTTCTCGCCCGCAGCGCCGGCCAGCTGGTGTCGAAGCAGGAGATTTCGAAGCGGGCCTTCGGCAAGCCGCTCACGCCGTTCGACCGCCGTATCGACGTCCATATCAGCAGCGTTCGCCAGAAGCTCGGACAGCGGGAGGACGGGCAATCCTGGATCCAGTCCGTCCGCGGCCAGGGCTATCAACTTCTCGTGGACTGA
- a CDS encoding efflux RND transporter periplasmic adaptor subunit → MPLTTRNALLRKPSRILAAALVAAALVSPANFAMAEQAAATALTVSLTAPAQRNWPETVPASGWLKPWQEAVIASETSGLRITDVLVDVGSVVTKGQTLVRLSQESVLADLRKQEAAVENAKASVTKAKANADRARQLRPSGALSDEKIVEYLADEQTATASLASEEAALDSEKIKLAQTTITAVDDGLITSRSADLGAVVSAGTELFRMVRQQRVEWQAEISARYLRRISEGLSVRIDGPDGQVIDGKVRLVGPSVSTDTSRAIVYVALPADVRPRTGLYVTGNIELQTSPALTVPETAIVFRDGISYLFTSGDDHRVQRVRVETGRRNNGEVEIVSGIDRSSKVVTSGGAFLSDNDLVKIAEKN, encoded by the coding sequence ATGCCTTTGACCACAAGGAATGCTTTGTTGAGAAAACCATCCAGAATACTTGCCGCTGCGCTTGTTGCGGCAGCGCTAGTTTCCCCCGCCAATTTTGCCATGGCGGAACAGGCCGCTGCAACCGCTCTGACAGTCTCTCTGACGGCGCCGGCACAGCGGAACTGGCCGGAGACCGTTCCCGCGAGCGGCTGGCTGAAGCCTTGGCAGGAAGCCGTCATCGCCTCCGAAACAAGCGGCCTGCGCATCACCGATGTCCTGGTCGATGTCGGATCCGTGGTCACGAAGGGACAGACGCTCGTTCGGCTTTCCCAGGAAAGCGTACTCGCCGATCTCCGCAAGCAGGAGGCGGCTGTCGAGAACGCCAAGGCAAGCGTTACGAAGGCCAAGGCCAATGCCGACCGGGCACGGCAGTTGCGTCCTTCCGGCGCGCTCTCTGACGAAAAGATCGTCGAATACCTGGCCGACGAGCAGACGGCGACGGCAAGCCTTGCATCCGAAGAGGCCGCACTCGACAGCGAAAAGATCAAGCTCGCGCAGACCACGATCACGGCCGTCGACGACGGCCTCATAACCTCCCGTTCCGCCGATCTCGGTGCCGTCGTCTCCGCCGGCACCGAGCTGTTCCGCATGGTCCGCCAGCAGCGTGTCGAATGGCAGGCCGAGATTTCGGCGCGCTATCTCCGGCGTATTTCTGAAGGCTTGAGCGTGAGGATCGACGGGCCGGACGGCCAGGTCATCGACGGCAAGGTGAGGCTTGTCGGGCCTTCGGTCAGCACCGATACCAGCCGGGCGATCGTCTATGTCGCGCTTCCCGCGGACGTGCGTCCGCGCACCGGTCTTTACGTCACCGGCAACATCGAACTGCAGACCTCTCCGGCGCTGACTGTTCCCGAGACGGCGATCGTGTTCCGGGACGGCATTAGCTACCTCTTCACTTCAGGCGACGATCATCGGGTGCAAAGGGTCAGGGTGGAAACGGGCCGCCGCAACAATGGCGAGGTGGAAATCGTCTCCGGCATCGACCGGTCGTCGAAGGTGGTGACCTCGGGCGGCGCATTCCTGTCGGACAACGACCTCGTGAAGATTGCGGAGAAAAACTGA
- a CDS encoding efflux RND transporter permease subunit: MNFSAWSIRNPVPAILLFVMLTVGGLLAFKQLPIQNFPDMDLPTINVTATLEGAAPAQLETEVARKIEDSLAALSYLDHITTTITDGSVSIKVSFKLEKDSETALNEVRNAVDSVKGDLPAQMETPSVSKVTVQSSPLVTYAVRSTALNETELSWFADNDLTKALLSVPGVGQVNRIGGIDREVHVDLDPATMASLGVTAAIVSSQLKAVQTDTSGGLGEIGGTRQTLRTLGALPSVEALKGLKIPLANGQQVRLDDVASITDSFAERSSMAYLDGKPVIAVEIKRSNGFSDSGVAAAVDQAVKAFAAKHSNAQIDEAYSTIGPIIGNYDGSMHMLYEGAILAIIVVWLFLRDWRATILSAVALPLSVIPTFLVMYFAGFSLNIVTLLALSLVVGILVDDAIVELENIARHLQMGKRPLDAALEAANEIGLAVIATTFTLVSVFLPTAFMSGIPGLIFRQFGITAAVAVLASLVVARLLTPMMAAYFMKAHPTEEKDGRIMRAYISIVKTAMNRRKTTVAVTAVVVALSLSTIPLLKSGFLPASDDARTQVTLTMQPGATIEQTDATARKAADIIGKLPDVTHVFSAIGSTSSGGGPDASTTSDVGSATIVAVLPPIDERDRKQSEIENDIRQALSVLPGVRVEVGSGGNGTKLEITLASDDANVLDSASTALEEQLRSLQGIGAVTSTAARQAPEIQITPDFARSAALGVTSSAIAEAVRVATNGEYSSDLPKLNLPQRQIPIVVRFSPEARTNLDDIKNMRVAGTNGNVDLGSIADVRIGGSPSEIDRIDRMRNVTLSVELNGRILGDVNREAQALPALRHLPSGVTLVNQGELQRSSELFQSFALAMAIGVFCIYAVLVVLFHDFLQPLTLLMALPLSLGGALVPLVLTGTSFSMPVVIGLLMLMGVVTKNSILLIEYAIMSRQRGMARFDALVDACHKRARPIVMTTIAMASGMLPAALSLMGGDSSFRQPMAIVVIGGVVMSTLLSLIVIPVIFTFVDDLEQLLIGLLRRIGLAEETAGDKPHASNDHAAIAFHPEQSRRGHGQR; encoded by the coding sequence ATGAACTTCTCAGCCTGGTCGATCCGCAATCCCGTACCGGCGATATTGCTGTTTGTGATGCTGACCGTCGGCGGCCTCCTGGCCTTCAAGCAACTGCCGATCCAGAACTTCCCCGATATGGACCTTCCGACGATCAACGTCACCGCTACGCTTGAGGGCGCTGCACCGGCACAGCTCGAAACCGAGGTCGCCCGCAAGATCGAGGATAGTCTTGCAGCACTCAGCTATCTCGACCATATCACCACGACGATCACGGACGGCTCAGTCTCGATCAAGGTGTCCTTCAAGCTGGAAAAAGACAGCGAAACGGCCCTGAACGAAGTCCGCAATGCCGTCGACAGCGTCAAGGGCGATCTGCCGGCGCAGATGGAAACCCCGAGCGTCAGCAAGGTCACCGTACAGAGTTCCCCGCTGGTCACCTATGCCGTCCGCTCGACCGCTCTCAACGAGACGGAACTTTCCTGGTTTGCCGACAATGACCTGACCAAGGCGCTGCTATCGGTGCCCGGCGTCGGGCAGGTCAACCGCATCGGCGGGATCGACCGCGAGGTTCATGTGGATCTCGATCCCGCGACGATGGCGTCGCTGGGCGTCACCGCGGCCATCGTGTCGTCGCAGCTGAAGGCGGTGCAAACGGATACGTCAGGCGGCCTCGGCGAAATCGGCGGTACCCGCCAGACCTTGCGCACGCTTGGCGCCCTGCCCTCGGTCGAGGCGCTGAAGGGGCTGAAAATCCCCCTGGCAAACGGCCAGCAGGTTCGCCTCGACGACGTCGCATCCATCACCGACAGCTTCGCCGAACGCTCTTCTATGGCCTATCTCGACGGCAAGCCGGTGATCGCGGTCGAGATCAAGCGCTCGAACGGCTTTTCCGACAGTGGTGTTGCCGCCGCCGTCGACCAGGCGGTCAAGGCCTTCGCAGCCAAGCACTCCAACGCTCAGATCGACGAGGCTTACAGCACGATCGGACCGATCATCGGCAATTACGATGGTTCGATGCATATGCTCTACGAAGGCGCGATCCTGGCGATCATCGTCGTCTGGCTTTTCCTCCGGGACTGGCGGGCGACGATCCTGTCGGCCGTGGCGCTGCCTCTGTCAGTCATACCGACCTTCCTTGTGATGTATTTCGCCGGCTTCAGCCTGAACATCGTCACGCTGCTTGCACTGTCGCTGGTGGTCGGCATCCTCGTCGACGATGCCATCGTCGAGCTCGAGAACATTGCCCGCCACCTGCAGATGGGCAAGCGGCCGCTCGACGCCGCTCTCGAAGCGGCCAACGAGATCGGACTTGCCGTCATCGCGACCACTTTCACCCTGGTCTCGGTCTTCCTGCCGACGGCGTTCATGAGCGGCATACCGGGCCTTATTTTCCGCCAGTTCGGCATCACCGCCGCCGTCGCCGTGCTTGCCTCGCTCGTGGTCGCGCGCCTGCTGACGCCGATGATGGCCGCCTATTTCATGAAAGCCCATCCGACCGAGGAGAAGGATGGCCGGATCATGCGTGCCTATATATCAATCGTGAAGACCGCCATGAACCGCAGGAAGACGACCGTGGCCGTCACCGCCGTCGTCGTGGCACTCTCGCTTTCGACCATCCCCCTGTTGAAATCGGGCTTCCTGCCCGCTTCCGACGATGCGCGGACCCAGGTCACGCTCACCATGCAGCCGGGCGCCACCATCGAGCAGACGGATGCCACGGCCAGGAAGGCCGCCGATATTATCGGCAAGCTTCCCGACGTCACGCATGTCTTCTCAGCCATCGGTTCGACCTCCTCGGGCGGCGGCCCCGACGCCAGCACCACGAGCGATGTCGGATCGGCGACGATCGTGGCTGTGCTGCCGCCCATCGACGAGCGCGACCGCAAGCAATCGGAAATCGAAAACGACATCCGGCAGGCGCTCTCCGTCCTCCCCGGCGTTCGCGTGGAGGTCGGTAGCGGCGGCAACGGCACGAAGCTCGAGATCACACTCGCAAGCGACGATGCGAACGTGCTCGACAGCGCAAGCACGGCGCTCGAAGAACAGCTCCGCTCGCTGCAGGGTATCGGAGCGGTGACGTCGACCGCGGCCCGGCAGGCGCCCGAGATCCAGATCACACCCGACTTTGCGCGCAGCGCCGCGCTCGGGGTCACGTCGAGCGCCATTGCCGAGGCCGTGCGCGTGGCGACGAACGGGGAATATTCCTCCGATCTGCCGAAGCTCAACCTGCCGCAGCGGCAGATTCCCATCGTCGTCCGCTTTTCGCCCGAGGCGCGCACCAATCTTGATGACATCAAGAACATGCGGGTGGCGGGAACGAACGGCAACGTCGATCTCGGATCGATCGCCGATGTCAGGATCGGCGGCAGCCCGTCGGAGATCGACCGCATCGACCGGATGCGCAACGTCACCCTGTCCGTCGAACTCAACGGCCGCATTCTGGGCGACGTCAACCGGGAGGCGCAGGCGCTGCCGGCGCTCCGGCATCTGCCGTCGGGCGTCACCCTGGTCAACCAGGGCGAACTTCAGCGCAGTTCGGAACTGTTTCAGAGCTTTGCGCTGGCAATGGCGATCGGCGTCTTCTGCATCTACGCGGTTCTCGTCGTGCTCTTCCACGATTTCCTGCAGCCGCTGACCCTTCTGATGGCTCTGCCGCTCTCGCTCGGCGGCGCGCTGGTGCCGCTCGTGCTGACGGGAACGAGCTTCTCCATGCCTGTTGTCATCGGCCTGCTCATGCTGATGGGCGTGGTGACGAAGAACTCCATCCTGCTCATCGAATATGCGATCATGTCGCGCCAGCGGGGCATGGCCAGGTTCGACGCCCTGGTGGATGCCTGCCACAAGCGCGCACGGCCGATCGTCATGACCACCATCGCCATGGCCTCAGGCATGCTGCCGGCCGCGCTCAGCCTGATGGGCGGCGATTCGAGCTTCCGCCAGCCGATGGCGATCGTCGTGATCGGCGGCGTGGTGATGTCGACGCTGCTGAGCCTCATCGTCATCCCCGTCATCTTCACCTTCGTCGACGATCTCGAACAACTCCTCATAGGGTTGCTGCGCCGGATCGGGCTGGCTGAGGAAACCGCTGGTGACAAGCCGCATGCGTCCAACGATCACGCGGCGATCGCCTTCCACCCCGAGCAATCACGGCGGGGGCACGGTCAGAGATGA